A portion of the Cryptomeria japonica chromosome 5, Sugi_1.0, whole genome shotgun sequence genome contains these proteins:
- the LOC131078411 gene encoding EG45-like domain containing protein has protein sequence MASGAMFSIWRAVFVIGFMWGWYCPMAEDGTATFYTTYVPTSCYGFDPSQFPAGDLFAAASDAIWDNGAACGSSYRVSCTGGTNEGVAVPCKSGSIVVKIVDYCPAGCRGTIDLSQAAFADIADPDEGKININYEQV, from the exons ATGGCAAGTGGAGCTATGTTTAGCATTTGGCGGGCTGTGTTCGTAATTGGTTTTATGTGGGGCTGGTATTGCCCTATGGCTGAGGACGGAACTGCCACATTTTACACTACATATGTCC CAACGTCGTGCTATGGATTCGACCCATCGCAATTTCCAGCGGGAGATTTGTTTGCGGCGGCAAGTGATGCAATCTGGGACAACGGAGCCGCCTGTGGAAGTAGTTACAGAGTGAGTTGCACTGGCGGGACAAATGAGGGCGTTGCCGTGCCGTGTAAGAGCGGATCGATTGTGGTGAAGATTGTTGATTATTGCCCTGCTGGATGCCGTGGGACCATCGATTTATCTCAAGCTGCCTTCGCTGATATCGCCGATCCTGATGAAGGCAAAATTAATATCAACTATGAACA GGTTTGA